In Arachis hypogaea cultivar Tifrunner chromosome 2, arahy.Tifrunner.gnm2.J5K5, whole genome shotgun sequence, a genomic segment contains:
- the LOC112751812 gene encoding zinc finger protein ZAT9, whose translation MEKHKCKLCFRNFSNGRALGGHMRSHMMNLHVPPKPNESPPPSPPAIQLSFEAESSTPLSPSASSSSYFGKEDDTSLYYGLRENPKRSFRIADPEFSFVAAGDTGSVILQEDRESETESSKNVTKKRSKRAWKLSGGGDGFNSKKVKLSQLGNGNNKNESASSASDATTEEDIALWLMMLSRDTGNNWKINHKININIEEQELEEEDYDEEDEDEEEEEEDEGEESDEYEVVKNKAKSNKVRGGRYKCETCNKVFRSYQALGGHRASHKKMKMDYNNHNDSEFMVVEDHADENVNNNNNEVFASSALASVENGNNNNGGNNNNKKIHECPVCFRVFASGQALGGHKRTHVTTVSTPTITTRAIAEVKAEAEAIAASKAAVATASSSKLGRESFIDLNLPAPAEEDDASQFEDSAVSDAEFVNPVKVFPR comes from the coding sequence aTGGAGAAGCACAAATGCAAGTTATGCTTCAGAAACTTCTCTAATGGAAGAGCTTTGGGGGGACACATGAGGtctcacatgatgaacctccacgtCCCTCCAAAGCCGAACGAATCGCCGCCGCCGTCGCCGCCTGCAATTCAACTCAGCTTCGAGGCTGAGTCGTCAACTCCGCTCTCACCATCGGCGTCGTCGTCATCTTATTTCGGAAAAGAAGACGATACGAGCTTGTACTATGGCCTCAGGGAGAATCCAAAGAGAAGCTTCAGGATCGCGGATCCTGAGTTCTCGTTCGTGGCTGCCGGAGACACCGGATCGGTTATACTCCAAGAAGATCGAGAGAGCGAAACGGAGTCTTCAAAGAACGTAACGAAGAAAAGATCCAAAAGAGCGTGGAAACTCAGCGGCGGCGGTGATGGTTTCAATAGCAAGAAGGTGAAACTGAGCCAACTCGGTAACGGCAACAACAAGAACGAGTCAGCGAGTTCGGCTTCCGATGCAACCACCGAAGAAGACATCGCATTATGGCTCATGATGCTGTCACGTGACACTGGTAACAATTGGAAGATTAATCACAAGATCAACATAAACATAGAAGAACAAGAACTGGAAGAAGAAGATTATGACGAAGAGGACGAAgacgaagaggaggaagaagaggacgaAGGCGAAGAGAGTGATGAGTATGAGGTTGTGAAGAACAAAGCGAAGTCGAATAAGGTGAGAGGAGGAAGGTACAAATGCGAGACGTGCAACAAAGTTTTTAGGTCTTATCAAGCATTGGGTGGCCATAGAGCGAGTcataagaagatgaagatggaTTACAACAATCATAATGATTCTGAATTCATGGTGGTAGAGGATCACGCTGATGAGAAtgttaacaacaataataatgaagTTTTTGCTTCTTCTGCTTTGGCTTCCGTAGAAAACGgtaacaacaacaatggtggcaATAACAATAACAAGAAGATCCATGAATGTCCCGTTTGTTTTCGAGTTTTCGCCTCCGGTCAAGCTCTCGGTGGACACAAGAGAACTCATGTTACTACTGTCTCTACTCCCACTATCACTACCAGAGCAATAGCAGAAGtaaaagcagaagcagaagcaatcGCAGCCTCAAAGGCCGCGGTTGCCACCGCTAGTTCCTCAAAGCTTGGAAGAGAGAGTTTCATAGATCTTAACCTCCCTGCCCCAGCCGAAGAAGATGATGCGAGCCAATTCGAGGATTCCGCGGTTTCGGATGCAGAGTTTGTGAATCCGGTGAAGGTTTTTCCTAGATGA